Proteins encoded together in one Betaproteobacteria bacterium window:
- the dnaE gene encoding DNA polymerase III subunit alpha: MDSLRYEYPEELVPAGETPASYLRQLSEEGFRWRFGCELAVEGVGRGEEGGVPLTQALSPASGGEGVSCTPPSSPLPPPYSQRFTPLLAPADTEKARALVEHELKLIAELRYEPYFLTVYDIVRFASSQGILCQGRGSAANSAVCYCLGITEVDPGRMELLFERFLSKERNEPPDIDVDFEHERREEVIQYIYAKYGRERAALAATVIAYRPRSAIRDIGKALGMELAQVDRLAKNMAWWDGRDIDPERIREAGLDPESPVIARLLHLMGTLLGFPRHLSQHVGGFVISQSALSRLVPIENAAMPERTVIQWDKDDLDALGLLKVDVLALGMLSAIRRAIDLINRHRGRTLTVADIPPEDPKVYEMIGHGDTIGVFQIESRAQQSMLPRMKPRGFYDLVIEVAIVRPGPIQGGMVHPYLRRRQGLEPVTYPSEAIEGVLKRTLGVPIFQEQVMQLAIVAAGFTAGEADKLRRAMAAWRRKGGLEPFEQRLKDGMRERGYSEEFAERIYRQILGFGEYGFPESHSASFALLVYLSAWLKYHEPAAFTCALLNSQPVGFYAPAQLVQDAQRHQVTVLPVCVMHSDWDCSLETGANGGLALRLGLRMIKGLSESGGRKWVEVRQLAQRIEHAQAALAFEALARRAGLGTHDINALAAGGALTGFAKHRHQAAWLVAGIDWRPPLLKETSIADHQPALGAPSEAEDLAADYSALGLTLGRHPMALLRPRFDKLKMRTALEIRQLPHKSLARTAGLVIGRQRPGTASGVIFVTLEDETGMTNVIVWNAVALHQRRVLLGTNLLGVHGIVEREGEVVHLIAGRLVDYRELFGQLTTASRDFH, translated from the coding sequence CTGGACAGCCTGCGTTACGAATATCCCGAAGAGCTCGTTCCCGCGGGCGAAACGCCGGCGTCGTATTTGCGCCAGTTGAGCGAGGAAGGTTTCCGCTGGAGATTCGGGTGCGAACTCGCGGTGGAGGGAGTAGGGAGAGGGGAGGAGGGAGGCGTCCCCCTCACCCAAGCCCTCTCCCCCGCATCCGGGGGAGAGGGAGTTTCTTGCACACCTCCCTCCTCCCCCCTCCCTCCTCCCTACTCACAGCGCTTCACACCGCTTCTCGCGCCAGCCGACACCGAAAAAGCGCGCGCGCTCGTGGAACACGAACTCAAGCTCATCGCGGAGCTTCGCTACGAGCCTTATTTCCTGACGGTCTACGATATAGTCCGCTTCGCCAGCTCCCAAGGCATTCTCTGCCAGGGCCGCGGTTCGGCGGCCAACTCGGCGGTGTGCTACTGCCTCGGAATCACGGAGGTGGATCCGGGCAGGATGGAATTGCTATTCGAACGCTTTTTATCCAAGGAGCGCAACGAGCCTCCCGACATCGATGTGGATTTCGAGCACGAGCGCCGCGAGGAAGTCATCCAATACATCTACGCGAAGTACGGCCGGGAGCGCGCCGCGCTGGCCGCCACGGTCATCGCCTACCGCCCCCGGTCGGCCATACGCGACATCGGCAAAGCGCTGGGAATGGAACTCGCCCAAGTGGACCGCCTGGCGAAGAACATGGCGTGGTGGGATGGCCGCGACATCGATCCGGAGCGCATTCGCGAGGCGGGATTGGACCCGGAAAGCCCCGTCATTGCCCGCTTGCTCCATCTCATGGGCACGCTGCTAGGCTTTCCCCGCCACTTGTCTCAGCATGTGGGAGGTTTCGTCATTTCGCAAAGCGCGTTGTCCCGCCTCGTTCCCATCGAGAACGCCGCCATGCCGGAGCGCACCGTTATTCAATGGGACAAGGACGATCTGGATGCGCTGGGCCTGCTCAAGGTGGATGTGCTGGCGCTCGGTATGCTGAGCGCCATTCGCCGGGCGATCGATTTAATCAACCGGCACCGGGGGCGAACCCTCACCGTGGCGGATATTCCACCGGAGGATCCTAAGGTCTACGAAATGATCGGGCACGGGGACACCATCGGCGTCTTTCAAATCGAATCGCGCGCGCAACAAAGCATGCTGCCGCGCATGAAGCCGCGCGGCTTCTACGACCTCGTGATCGAAGTAGCCATCGTGCGCCCAGGACCCATACAAGGCGGCATGGTGCATCCCTATCTGCGCCGGCGGCAAGGCCTGGAACCCGTCACCTATCCATCGGAAGCCATCGAAGGCGTGCTCAAGCGAACCCTAGGCGTACCGATTTTTCAGGAGCAAGTCATGCAACTGGCCATCGTCGCGGCCGGTTTCACGGCCGGCGAGGCGGATAAATTGCGGCGCGCCATGGCGGCCTGGCGCCGAAAGGGCGGGCTGGAGCCCTTCGAGCAACGACTCAAGGATGGCATGCGCGAGCGCGGTTACTCGGAGGAGTTCGCCGAGCGCATCTACCGGCAGATTCTGGGTTTCGGCGAGTACGGATTCCCGGAGTCCCATTCCGCCAGCTTCGCGTTACTGGTCTACCTCTCCGCTTGGCTCAAGTACCACGAACCCGCTGCTTTCACGTGCGCCTTGCTCAACAGCCAGCCCGTGGGGTTTTATGCGCCGGCACAGCTGGTGCAAGATGCGCAACGGCACCAGGTCACGGTGCTACCCGTCTGTGTCATGCATAGCGATTGGGATTGTTCGTTGGAAACCGGCGCGAACGGCGGCCTCGCGCTTCGCCTTGGGCTGCGCATGATCAAGGGATTATCGGAAAGCGGCGGGCGAAAGTGGGTGGAAGTTCGCCAACTGGCGCAACGAATCGAACACGCCCAAGCCGCGCTGGCTTTCGAAGCGCTGGCACGCCGCGCCGGGCTTGGCACCCACGACATAAATGCCCTGGCGGCGGGCGGTGCGCTCACCGGCTTTGCCAAACACCGCCATCAAGCCGCATGGCTGGTGGCGGGCATCGATTGGCGTCCTCCTCTTCTCAAGGAAACATCCATCGCCGACCACCAACCTGCTCTCGGAGCCCCCAGCGAAGCGGAAGATCTCGCCGCCGATTACTCGGCACTCGGACTCACCCTGGGCCGTCATCCGATGGCCTTGTTACGCCCCCGGTTCGACAAGCTGAAAATGCGTACAGCTCTTGAGATCCGGCAACTGCCGCACAAGAGCCTGGCCCGCACGGCGGGATTGGTGATAGGCAGGCAACGGCCAGGTACGGCCAGCGGGGTGATCTTTGTCACGCTGGAAGATGAAACGGGAATGACCAACGTGATCGTGTGGAATGCCGTGGCGCTGCACCAGCGCCGCGTCCTGCTCGGCACCAATTTATTAGGGGTGCATGGCATCGTCGAACGCGAAGGCGAAGTCGTGCACCTCATCGCGGGGCGCCTGGTGGATTACCGGGAGTTATTCGGCCAGCTTACGACGGCTTCGCGGGATTTCCATTGA
- a CDS encoding DNA polymerase Y family protein, with product MLWTCLNFPSFSMQLALRGGAVPEPLVIASGGRRPEILSCNPAALQHGIRPGMSVSAALALAPRLIERPRDPAAEAQALQNLALWAGQFTPSVSLQAPGSLLLEVEGCLRLFGGLRALNARIQSELEALGYKPSMASAPTPAAAWLFARAGIATTLLDRHELKRALAPLPLSLLNQPPATLEKLGEAGVRTFGECLKLPRDGLGRRFGQGLLDEMDRTLGKLPDPRGWFVSPARYKGRLLLPAPVAESEALLFALKRLVLELCGFLLLRNAGVTRLKVELQHEDHPTGAFVLGLSVPSRDATRIVQLLRERLHAMPLRDRVQAIVLQSEEIAALSSRNLTLFPDDQGQEEERLMLVEHLRARLGVENVHGVTSFPDHRPEYAFRREEPGKTGATTSVARRPLWLLNQPRLIARQGEQPSFGGPLTLTTGPERIESGWWDGGDIRRDYFTASNEAGETLWIYRDRGAARGWYVHGLFA from the coding sequence ATGCTCTGGACCTGCCTCAATTTTCCCAGCTTCTCCATGCAACTCGCGTTGCGAGGAGGGGCCGTGCCCGAGCCGCTGGTCATCGCCAGTGGCGGCCGGCGCCCGGAAATTCTCTCTTGTAATCCGGCGGCTCTCCAGCACGGCATCCGGCCGGGGATGAGTGTTTCCGCCGCGCTGGCGCTGGCCCCACGGCTGATTGAACGGCCTCGAGACCCCGCCGCCGAGGCGCAGGCGTTGCAAAACCTCGCCCTATGGGCGGGGCAATTCACCCCCAGTGTGAGTCTGCAAGCGCCCGGTAGTCTCTTGCTGGAAGTGGAGGGATGCCTACGGTTGTTTGGAGGTTTGCGCGCCCTCAACGCACGCATTCAATCGGAACTGGAAGCCCTGGGCTACAAGCCATCGATGGCCAGCGCCCCCACGCCCGCGGCGGCATGGCTCTTTGCGCGCGCGGGCATCGCCACCACCTTGCTGGACCGCCACGAACTCAAGCGCGCCCTCGCCCCGCTGCCGCTGTCCTTGTTGAACCAGCCTCCGGCAACGCTGGAGAAACTCGGGGAAGCCGGTGTACGCACCTTCGGCGAGTGCTTGAAACTGCCGCGCGATGGCTTGGGGCGGCGCTTTGGCCAAGGCCTGCTCGATGAGATGGATCGCACGCTGGGCAAGCTTCCCGATCCGCGCGGATGGTTCGTCTCCCCGGCGCGTTACAAGGGCCGCCTGCTGCTCCCCGCGCCGGTGGCCGAAAGCGAAGCGCTGCTCTTCGCCTTGAAGCGGCTGGTGCTGGAGCTGTGCGGTTTTCTACTGTTGCGCAACGCAGGGGTCACGCGCTTGAAGGTGGAGCTGCAGCACGAGGACCATCCCACGGGGGCATTTGTACTGGGATTGTCCGTCCCCAGCCGGGATGCCACGCGCATCGTGCAATTGCTGCGGGAGCGCTTGCACGCGATGCCGTTGCGGGACCGCGTGCAAGCCATCGTTCTCCAATCGGAGGAAATCGCCGCGCTCTCGTCTCGCAATCTCACGCTCTTTCCGGATGACCAGGGCCAGGAAGAAGAACGCCTGATGCTGGTCGAGCACTTGCGCGCCCGGCTCGGCGTGGAGAATGTCCATGGCGTCACGAGCTTTCCGGACCACCGCCCCGAATATGCGTTTCGGCGCGAAGAGCCTGGGAAAACCGGCGCGACCACCTCCGTGGCGAGGCGCCCCCTCTGGTTATTAAACCAGCCCCGGCTCATCGCCCGGCAAGGAGAGCAGCCGTCCTTCGGCGGCCCCCTCACTCTCACCACGGGCCCGGAGCGCATCGAAAGCGGTTGGTGGGACGGCGGCGATATCCGGCGCGATTACTTCACCGCCAGCAACGAAGCAGGGGAAACCTTATGGATATACCGCGACCGCGGCGCCGCGCGCGGATGGTATGTGCATGGCTTGTTCGCTTGA
- the urtA gene encoding urea ABC transporter substrate-binding protein: MLRREFLKSTALLAAAGAIPFKEAFGADKTPIKIGILHSLSGTMAISETALKNTALMTIEEINGKGGVLGRPLEAVVVDPASNWPLFAEKARQLLTQDKVAAVFGCWTSVSRKSVLPVFEELNGLLYYPVQYEGEELSQNVFYTGAAPNQQAIPAVEYLMGEDGGAAKRWFLLGTDYVYPRTTNKILRAFLKKKGVAAKDIEEVYTPFGHSDYQTIVGNIKKFSTGGKTAVVSTINGDSNVPFYKELGNQGLKATDVPVVAFSVGEEELRGIDTKPLLGHLAAWNYFMSVKNAENDKFIALYKAWAKKNSVPNLNTVVTNDPMEATYAGLHMWKQAAEKAKDVSVDKVRIAMAGQTFKAPCGFTLTMDKTNHHLHRPVMIGEVKGDGQFNVVWKTSKPIRAQPWSPFIAGNESKQNI; encoded by the coding sequence ATGCTAAGACGCGAGTTTCTGAAATCCACCGCTTTACTGGCCGCCGCCGGGGCCATTCCGTTCAAGGAGGCTTTCGGCGCGGATAAAACGCCCATCAAGATCGGCATTCTGCATTCGCTTTCCGGCACCATGGCCATCAGCGAAACGGCGCTGAAGAACACGGCCCTCATGACCATCGAGGAGATCAACGGCAAGGGCGGTGTGCTCGGCCGTCCCCTTGAAGCCGTGGTGGTCGATCCGGCCTCCAACTGGCCGTTGTTCGCCGAGAAGGCGCGCCAGCTATTGACCCAGGACAAGGTGGCCGCCGTGTTTGGCTGCTGGACCTCGGTGTCGCGCAAATCGGTGCTGCCCGTATTCGAAGAGTTGAACGGGCTGCTCTATTACCCAGTGCAGTACGAAGGCGAGGAGCTGTCCCAGAACGTGTTCTACACCGGTGCCGCGCCCAACCAGCAGGCCATTCCGGCGGTGGAGTATTTGATGGGCGAGGACGGGGGTGCCGCCAAGCGCTGGTTCCTGCTAGGGACCGACTATGTCTATCCGCGCACCACGAACAAGATTCTGCGCGCCTTTCTGAAGAAGAAAGGCGTGGCGGCGAAGGACATCGAGGAGGTCTACACGCCCTTCGGTCATAGCGATTACCAAACCATCGTGGGCAACATCAAGAAGTTCTCCACCGGCGGCAAGACCGCCGTGGTGTCCACCATCAACGGGGATTCCAACGTGCCCTTCTATAAGGAGTTGGGTAACCAAGGCTTGAAGGCGACCGACGTGCCGGTGGTGGCATTCTCCGTGGGCGAGGAAGAGTTGCGCGGCATCGACACCAAGCCGCTGCTCGGCCACTTGGCCGCCTGGAATTACTTCATGTCCGTCAAGAACGCCGAGAACGATAAGTTCATCGCCCTGTACAAGGCCTGGGCGAAGAAGAACAGCGTGCCGAATCTGAATACGGTCGTGACCAACGATCCCATGGAAGCGACCTACGCCGGCTTGCACATGTGGAAGCAGGCGGCCGAGAAGGCCAAGGACGTCTCGGTGGATAAGGTACGTATAGCCATGGCGGGCCAGACCTTCAAGGCACCCTGTGGTTTCACCCTCACCATGGATAAGACCAACCACCACTTGCACCGGCCAGTCATGATCGGCGAGGTGAAAGGCGATGGCCAGTTCAACGTCGTGTGGAAGACCAGCAAGCCCATCCGGGCACAGCCGTGGAGTCCTTTTATCGCGGGTAACGAGTCCAAGCAAAACATCTAG
- the urtC gene encoding urea ABC transporter permease subunit UrtC, with protein sequence MAVFAVVLVALAASYLFVPPGSALHVSAYVITLLGKFMCYAVMAMALNLIWGYTGVLSLGHGVFFALGGYAFGMYLMRGIGQEGQYQSHLPDFMVFLDWKAYPWYWSFTDHLWYALLLVVLVPGVLAFVFGFFAFRSRIKGVYFSIITQALTFAFMLLFFRNETGFGGNNGFTDFKQILGFRTSDPGTRAALFVLTGAYLAGVLVLARAILRSKAGRVLSAIRDSESRLMFLGYNPLWYKLFVWTLSAVLCGIAGALYVPQVGIINPSEMSPANSIEAAIWVAVGGRGTLLGPFIGAGIVNGAKSWFTVAFPEYWLFFLGLLFILVTLFLPQGLAGGFAKLKRS encoded by the coding sequence ATGGCAGTCTTTGCCGTGGTGCTGGTGGCCTTGGCCGCGTCCTACCTCTTTGTGCCGCCCGGGAGTGCGCTGCACGTTTCGGCCTACGTCATCACCTTGTTGGGCAAGTTCATGTGTTACGCGGTGATGGCCATGGCGCTCAATTTGATCTGGGGTTACACGGGCGTGCTGAGCTTGGGGCATGGCGTGTTCTTCGCGCTGGGCGGCTACGCCTTCGGCATGTATCTCATGCGCGGCATCGGGCAAGAAGGGCAGTACCAAAGCCATTTGCCTGACTTCATGGTGTTCCTGGATTGGAAAGCCTATCCCTGGTATTGGAGTTTTACCGATCATCTGTGGTATGCCTTGCTCTTGGTGGTGTTGGTGCCGGGAGTCCTAGCCTTCGTGTTCGGATTTTTCGCCTTCCGCTCTCGCATCAAGGGCGTGTACTTTTCCATCATCACCCAGGCTCTCACCTTCGCCTTCATGCTGCTTTTCTTTCGCAATGAGACGGGATTTGGCGGCAATAACGGCTTCACCGACTTCAAGCAGATCCTGGGCTTTCGCACCTCCGATCCTGGCACCAGGGCAGCGCTGTTTGTGCTGACCGGGGCCTACCTCGCCGGCGTTTTGGTTCTGGCGCGCGCGATCTTGCGCTCCAAGGCGGGGCGCGTGTTGAGTGCCATCCGAGACTCCGAAAGCCGGCTGATGTTCCTGGGTTACAACCCGCTTTGGTACAAGCTCTTCGTGTGGACGCTCTCCGCCGTGCTGTGCGGCATTGCGGGGGCCTTGTACGTTCCGCAAGTAGGCATCATCAACCCGAGCGAGATGTCGCCCGCCAATTCCATCGAAGCGGCCATCTGGGTCGCCGTGGGCGGGCGCGGAACGCTGCTGGGGCCGTTCATCGGGGCGGGCATCGTGAACGGGGCGAAGAGCTGGTTCACCGTGGC
- the lexA gene encoding repressor LexA yields the protein MSELTQRQAEVLQLIAEFIQETGFPPTRAEISQKFGFRSANAAEDHLRALERKGYIEMMPGASRGIRIVGGDPSIYTGLPVIGRVAAGNPILAVQHIQGHFQVDAKLFKPQAHYLLKVRGLSMRDAGIWDGDLLAVHRTKEARSGQIVVARLKDEVTVKRLKRQGNQVQLLPENPDFDPIHIDTKKDFFEIEGLAVGLIRSGKLA from the coding sequence ATGAGCGAACTCACCCAAAGGCAAGCCGAAGTCCTGCAACTCATCGCTGAATTTATTCAAGAAACCGGATTCCCCCCCACGCGGGCGGAAATCTCCCAAAAGTTCGGCTTCCGTTCGGCCAACGCGGCGGAGGACCACCTGCGGGCCCTGGAACGCAAGGGCTACATAGAGATGATGCCGGGGGCCTCCCGCGGCATCCGTATCGTGGGCGGAGACCCCAGCATCTACACCGGCCTGCCCGTGATCGGGCGGGTGGCGGCGGGCAACCCCATCCTCGCCGTCCAACATATACAAGGGCATTTTCAGGTGGATGCCAAGCTCTTCAAGCCTCAAGCCCATTACCTGCTCAAAGTCCGCGGCCTGAGCATGCGGGACGCGGGAATATGGGATGGCGACTTACTGGCCGTGCACCGCACCAAGGAAGCCCGTTCCGGGCAAATCGTGGTGGCCCGCTTGAAGGACGAAGTCACGGTCAAGCGCCTGAAACGCCAAGGCAATCAAGTGCAACTGCTCCCCGAAAACCCCGATTTCGATCCCATCCATATCGATACCAAGAAGGATTTCTTCGAGATCGAAGGGCTGGCGGTGGGGTTGATCCGTAGCGGGAAGCTGGCGTGA
- the imuA gene encoding translesion DNA synthesis-associated protein ImuA, with the protein MGNALESLLQTPHIWRGNQYARVAFESIPTGFSHLDTQLPGGGWPRAALTEILASRQGIGELSLLMPALSRLSKGKEWIAWIAPPHIPYAPALSREGISLSKVIVVHTPSEQEKIWAAEKCLRSQSCSAVLLWACTHTHQACRRLQLAAEAGRAWGVLFGPSQWARHTSPAALRLLLAPEQGRLKVHLLKRRGGGTLPEIFIDELREQAPAGDPPRTVATPFHHRSRQQVA; encoded by the coding sequence ATGGGCAATGCTCTCGAGTCCCTCCTTCAAACTCCCCATATCTGGCGTGGCAACCAGTATGCGCGAGTAGCTTTCGAGAGCATTCCCACTGGCTTTAGTCATCTCGATACGCAACTTCCTGGGGGCGGCTGGCCGCGTGCGGCATTAACAGAAATCCTGGCCAGCCGGCAAGGCATCGGAGAGCTTTCCTTGTTGATGCCGGCACTCTCCCGGCTTTCCAAGGGTAAAGAGTGGATCGCGTGGATAGCACCCCCCCATATTCCCTATGCACCGGCATTGAGTCGCGAAGGAATCAGCCTCTCTAAAGTGATCGTCGTGCATACCCCCAGCGAACAGGAAAAAATCTGGGCCGCGGAAAAGTGCCTGCGCTCTCAATCATGCAGCGCGGTACTGCTATGGGCCTGTACGCATACCCATCAAGCCTGCCGGCGTTTGCAACTGGCCGCGGAAGCCGGGCGCGCTTGGGGAGTTTTGTTCGGGCCCAGCCAATGGGCGCGGCACACCTCCCCCGCCGCTTTACGCTTGCTGTTGGCTCCGGAGCAAGGCCGTCTCAAAGTGCATCTGCTCAAGCGCCGGGGAGGGGGCACGCTACCGGAAATCTTCATCGATGAACTGCGCGAGCAAGCACCCGCCGGTGATCCTCCCCGCACGGTTGCCACACCCTTCCATCACCGCTCGAGGCAGCAGGTTGCCTAG
- the urtB gene encoding urea ABC transporter permease subunit UrtB, giving the protein MAGDSRVWRGVLALAGFVLSSVPAWAVDAELLRKLASAETSTKVEAIEALALAADAHALRLLTALRDGSLQVSASGAVVIVQDGQVLDAATGQALASPPGDLESVTANNRIRGRIEAALSALRLVADDPQVRLKAAQELEASPATPAVLPVVEKALDKEQDSRIKPLLALIKAGIDLKNTDPTVRLAAVRVLGESRQGKTRTLLAILLETESVEEIRREAGYALKSIERRLVVSEYGGRLFTGLSLGSILLLVALGLAITYGLLGVINMAHGEMLMTGAYATFVMQQIVRQFAPAWFDWYLVMAVPFSFACAALVGIALERTVIRWLYGRPLETLLATWGISLFLIQLARQIFGPQNVEVSNPSWMSGGIEFTNVTLPYSRIVIIAFALAVLAAMWFVLVKTRLGLFIRGVTQNRGMAACVGVNTRRVDVLAFGLGSGIAGLAGCALSQIGNVGPDLGQSYIIDSFMVVVLGGVGQLAGTVYAALGLGVASKFLEPYIGAVPTKIMILVMIIAFIQKRPRGLFALKGRAVEA; this is encoded by the coding sequence ATGGCTGGGGATTCGAGAGTCTGGCGGGGGGTGCTCGCGCTGGCGGGGTTCGTCCTGTCCAGTGTTCCCGCGTGGGCGGTGGATGCGGAGTTGTTGAGGAAATTGGCGAGCGCGGAGACCAGCACCAAGGTCGAGGCCATCGAAGCGTTGGCGCTCGCCGCCGATGCCCATGCCCTGCGGCTTCTCACCGCGTTGCGCGATGGGTCGCTGCAAGTGAGCGCCTCGGGCGCGGTGGTGATCGTGCAAGACGGCCAGGTACTCGATGCGGCAACCGGGCAAGCCCTGGCTTCGCCGCCGGGAGATTTGGAAAGCGTGACGGCCAATAACCGCATTCGCGGGCGCATCGAGGCGGCGCTCTCGGCTCTTCGTTTGGTCGCGGATGACCCGCAAGTACGGCTCAAGGCCGCTCAGGAATTGGAAGCCTCACCGGCAACACCTGCGGTGTTGCCGGTCGTTGAAAAGGCTTTGGATAAGGAACAAGATTCTAGGATCAAGCCGCTTCTTGCTCTGATCAAGGCGGGGATCGATTTGAAGAATACGGATCCTACCGTGCGGCTGGCGGCGGTGCGGGTGTTGGGCGAGAGCCGGCAGGGGAAGACGCGGACGCTATTGGCTATCTTGTTGGAAACGGAGTCCGTGGAAGAGATCCGGCGCGAGGCCGGTTATGCCTTGAAAAGTATCGAGCGGCGTTTGGTGGTCTCCGAATATGGCGGGCGGTTGTTCACCGGATTGAGCTTGGGCAGTATTTTGTTGTTGGTGGCCTTGGGGCTTGCCATCACCTATGGCTTGCTGGGCGTGATCAACATGGCCCATGGCGAGATGCTGATGACCGGGGCCTACGCCACCTTCGTCATGCAACAGATAGTCAGGCAATTCGCGCCTGCGTGGTTCGATTGGTATCTGGTCATGGCGGTTCCTTTTTCTTTTGCGTGCGCTGCCCTTGTGGGCATTGCGCTGGAGCGCACGGTGATACGGTGGCTCTACGGCCGCCCGTTGGAAACGCTGCTGGCCACCTGGGGAATCAGTTTGTTTCTCATCCAGCTGGCGCGGCAGATCTTCGGGCCGCAGAACGTGGAAGTGTCCAACCCGTCGTGGATGTCTGGGGGCATTGAGTTCACCAACGTTACGCTGCCCTATAGCCGCATCGTGATCATTGCCTTCGCGCTCGCCGTGCTGGCTGCCATGTGGTTCGTGCTGGTTAAAACGCGCTTGGGATTGTTCATTCGAGGGGTCACGCAGAATCGCGGCATGGCGGCGTGCGTGGGTGTTAATACGCGGCGCGTGGATGTTCTGGCATTCGGACTGGGTTCGGGCATCGCGGGGCTGGCGGGCTGCGCGCTTTCGCAGATCGGAAACGTGGGGCCGGACTTGGGCCAGAGCTACATCATCGACTCCTTCATGGTGGTCGTGCTGGGCGGTGTTGGGCAATTGGCCGGCACGGTGTATGCCGCGTTGGGCCTAGGCGTGGCCAGCAAGTTTCTCGAACCCTATATTGGCGCGGTGCCCACCAAGATCATGATCCTGGTGATGATCATCGCTTTCATTCAGAAACGTCCGCGGGGACTGTTTGCGTTGAAGGGGAGAGCGGTTGAAGCCTGA